The Candidatus Omnitrophota bacterium genome contains the following window.
TTCAGGGGATCGTTGATGGCAACCGGCGCAACGGACAATTCATTCTTACGGGTTCGCAGCATTTTCTGCTTTCCAAACATATCAGCCAATCATTGGCCGGACGCGTCAGTATCCATCATTTATTGCCGTTCAGTTATCAGGAGGTCCGGGACCTGAAGCAATGCCCTAAAACATTAGACGCGCTTTTGTTTCGCGGTTTTTATCCGCGCATCTGGGACAAGAAACTGGCCCCGGAAAAGTGGTATGGGGGTTATGTGAATACGTATTTGGAACGCGATGTCAGGGATTTGAAGAACATCGGCGATCTGTCCGTTTTTCAGCGGTTTCTAAAAATCTGCGCCGGGCGCCACGCGCAGGTCATTAATATGTCGTCGATCGGGGATGATTGCGGGGTCAGTTCAAATACGATCAAGTCCTGGTTTTCAGTGCTTGAGGCCAGTTTTATCGTTTATTTTGTGCCACCGTATTATCGAAACCTTAACAAACGGCTTATTAAAGCCCCCAAAATGTTCTTTTATGATCCGGGGTTGGTTTGTTATTTACTGGGGATCCCGGACGTGAGGAATATCGGGGTTCATCCGCAGAGGGGGAGTTTGGTGGAAGGGTTTGTCCTCGGTGAGATCGTTAAATATTTCTATAATCAGGGACAGGACCCGAAGATGTATTTTTGGCGCGATCGAACCGGGCATGAAGTTGATGCTTTAGTCGAGATCAAAGGGCGTTTGGTGGCTTTTGAGGTAAAATCAGCACAAACATTCAATGAGAGGTTCCTGGATTCAATACGGTATTTGCGGAGGTTCGTTAAAGGCCTTAAAGGTGTTTTGGTCTATGATGGCCATTTAGAATTTGAACGTGATGGCATAAGGGTCATGAATTGGAAGAATTTGAATAAATGCATTACGGAATTTTAGCTGATTTTTCTGCAGTTCCCGCATATTAGAGAAGAAAGGCCTTTCTGCAAGAGTTGACACGCCCGAAAGGCTTGTGTTACAATCCCTGCCATGATTAAGAATATTGTGCTCATCGGATTGATGGGTTCGGGCAAGTCCATGGTGGCCAAGGCCTTAGAGGCCCGTTTGGGCTTGCCGCGGATTTCCACGGATGCCCTGATCGAGGCCAAGGAAGGCCGGCCTGTTAGGGACATTTTTAAGGACTCTGGGGAGGCCTATTTCAGGCAGGCCGAACATAGCGTTGTCCTTGAATTGGCCAAAAAAAAAGGCGTTATCATTGATTGCGGGGGCGGCGTTGTCCTTGACCCCGGCCATTTGCCTTTGCTCAAGAAAAACGGGGTTGTTTTTCATCTCAAAACCACTCCCGAAATCATTTACAGCCGTATCAAGAGTGACCCCAACCGCCCCTTGGTCAACGTTCCCGACCCCAGGGAACGTATCGCCCAGCTGTTCAAAGAACGCATGTCCCTGTACGACCAGGCCGACGTCATTCTGGACGCTTCTGATCCGTCCATTGAAGGCGTGGTCGCGCGAATAATCGAGAGGATGTCAGATGAACGCGCATGACGCTTTTGTTGTTTTGAATGCTGTCCCCGGCTGCGGCCCTGCCACGATCAAGGCCTTGGCGGAATTTTTTGGGTCTGTGGACAATATCCTGGCGCAGGACGAGGGTTCGCTGATCGCTTCCGGAGTTGTCGATCCGCAGGTTGCCCAGAATATCGTTCATTTTCCCAAAGACAAATTCTTGGAAGATGAATACAATTTGACGCGGCAGAAAAATGTGCGGATCCTGACCGCGGCGGATGATGATTTTCCGTCGGGTCTAAGGGAGATCCCGGGGTCTCCGGTCGTTCTTTATACGCAGGGGGACGTTGCCCTTTTGCACGGGGTATGCATCGCCATGGTCGGCAGCCGCAATGCGTCGCATTATGGAATGACCATTGCCCATGCTTTTGCCAGGCGGTTTGCCGAAGCCGGGCTTATTGTTGTTTCCGGTTTGGCGCGCGGCATTGACTCGGCTTCCCATCAGGGATGTCTGGACGCCAAAGGCAAAACCATTGCGGTGGTGGCGGGTGGTTTGAACCATCCGTATCCTAAAGAAAATGCCGGTCTTATGCGTACCATCGTTGAGCAGGGCGCGGTAGTTTCTGAAATGCCTATGGCTGTTTTTCCTTTGCCCGCCCATTTTCCGCGCCGCAACCGTATCATCACGGGTTTGAGCACGGCCACGGTGGTCGTCGAGGCCGGGGCCAAAAGCGGGGCGCTCATCAGCGCCGGTTATGCGTTGGAGCAGGGCAAGGACGTATTCGCGGTGCCGTCCAACATTGACAATGTTTGCGCCGAAGGCAGTAACCGGCTCATCAAGGACGGCGCGAGAATTGCCTTGTCCGCGGACCAAGTCCTGGAAGAATTGAAATTGCAGATGGAAATATCATTTCCAACCCTGCGTAGGGGCGAACCTCTGTGTTCGCCCGTTCCATTGAGCGCAGAAGAAATGAAGGCATACGAAGTATTGAGTTTACAACCCCTGCATGTGGACCAATTGTCCGCCCGGGTGCAACAGCCCGCGTCGGAGATCGCCCAGGTCCTGTTGAATTTACAATTAAAAGGTGTTGTCCGGCAATTGCCGGGGAATATGTACGTGAAGGTTTAAACAAAAGGAACCGTAATGGCAAAATCGCTTGTCATCGTTGAGTCGCCGGCGAAGGTAAAGACCATCAACAAGATCCTTGGCCCCAAGTTCAAGGTCACGTCTTCCATGGGGCATCTCATTGACCTGCCCAAATCTACGCTCGGGGTGGATGTGGACAATGGTTTTACGCCGAAATTCATCGTCGTGCGCACCAAGCAGAAGATTTTAAGCAAACTTAAGAAAGAAGCCGAGGGGGTCAAGGACATTTACATCGCCACCGACCCTGACCGCGAAGGGGAAGCCATCGGCTGGAATCTCGTTGAACATATCGCCAAGGGAAAGAAAGTGTACCGCGTTGTTTTTCATGAGATCACTAAGGACGCCGTCAAGAAAGCGTTTGAGCATCCCCGCGAATTTGACCGCAAGAAAGTGGACGCGCAGAACGCCCGCCGTGTTCTGGACCGTATCGTGGGCTATCAGATCAGCCCTATCCTGTGGAAAAAAGTCGGCTCCCGTTTGAGCGCGGGCCGCGTGCAATCCGTGGCCTTGCGTCTGATCGTGGAGCGGGAAGGGGCCATCAAGGCCTTTGTGCCCGAGGAATACTGGCAGATCAGCGTGGATTTGCAGAAAAAAGGCATCAAGGCGGTTTTGACCGCGGCCCTGGAAAAGATCGACGGCAAAAAGGCCGAATTAAAGCATGAAAATCAGGTCAAGGGCATTGTCAAAGAGATCAAGGCGCAGGCGTTTGGCGTTTCCGCGATCAATGTCAAAGAGGTCAAGCGTTACGCGCCCCCGCCTTTTATCACCAGCACCATTCAGCAGGAGGCCTTCAGCAAACTGGGCTTTAATACGGCCAAGACCATGCTCATCGCCCAGGAACTGTATGAAGGTATGGAGATCGGCGAAGAGGAGCCGGTGGGTTTGATCACCTATATGCGTACCGATTCCGTGAATATATCCGCTGAAGCCGTGGACAAGGTGCGGGGATGGATCAAGAAAACCTACGGCGCCGACCATGTTCCGCAGGAGCCCAACAAATTCAAGTCCAAAAAAAGCGCGCAGGAAGCCCACGAGGCCATACGCCCGACGGACATTGCCCGCACGCCGGAGGCCGTGAAGGATTTTCTCAATGAGGACCAGCACCGTTTGTATAATCTCATCTGGAAAAGGTTTGTCAGCTGTCAGATGACCCCGGCGGTATTTGAGCAGACCAAGGTCGAGATCACGGCCGGACGCTTCCAGTTCGGCGTTTCGGGCTCGTTGTTGACGTTCGCCGGGTATTTGGCCGTGTATAAGGACAATGAGGAAGAAGAGGTCAAACTGGATTCGTCGGTTTATGCCAAGGGCGATGCGCTGGAACTCAAAGAGGTCAAGCCCTCCCAGCATTTCACCAAGCCGCCGGCGCGTTTTTCGGAAGCTACCCTGGTCAAGGCCCTTGAAGAACAGGGCATCGGCCGTCCCAGCACCTACGCCTCCATCATCGCAACACTGGTGGCGCGCAATTATGTCATGCGCGAGCGCGGGTATTTCACGGCGACGGAGTTAGGGATCAAGATCTGCATGCTGTTGATCGAATATTTCAAGAAGGTCATGGACATCACCTTTACCGCGCGCATGGAAGAAGCGCTGGACGCTATCGAAGACGGCGACAATAATTATGTGGCCCTGTTAAAGGATTTTTACGGGCCGTTCAAGGAAGAAGTCGATTATGCCATGGCTAATATCGAAAAGACCTATGTCGCGGTTGAGAAACCGTGCCCGGATTGCAGCCGGCCCATGGTGATCAAATGGGGAAGACGGGGCCGTTTCATCAGCTGCACGGGATTTCCGGAATGCAGGCATGCCGAACCGTTCACCACGGGCGTCAAATGTCCCGGCGAGGGATGTTCCGGCGAGCTCGTCGAGCGCCGGTCAGGCCGCGGGGCCATGTTTTACGGGTGCAGCCGTTACCCGGAGTGCAAATTCATCGCTAACAAGCTTCCGGCGGCCACGAATTAAGGGGACACAATACTTAATTCCTGTGTCGGCTATGATTGAATTAAGTATAGTGTCCCCTTAATTCCTATACCTATGCAAACACAAGCACTCATCGACAAATTTCTGTTGTCCCTGGAAGTTGAAAAGAATTATTCTAACCACACCGTCCTCAATTACCGCACCGACCTTAAGGAGTTCGCCGCGTTCTTGGGGGACCAGCCGCTGACACAGGTGGATTATCCCGTCCTGCGGCGTTTCCTGGCCCAGTTAAGGACAAGGAGCCTCAAACCGCGCACGGTTTCGCGCAAATTGTCCGCGCTGCGTTCTTTTTTCAAATATTTGCAGAGGCATAAAATGATCGCCAGCAATCCGGCGGCCCTGCTGGTCACGCCGAAACTTGACAAGCCCCTGCCGCATTTTTTGACGGAAGAGGACACGGTCAAACTTCTGGACGCGCCCACAGACGGCAAGGTCAATACCCTGCGGGACAAAGCGATCCTGGAAACGCTGTATTCCACGGGGATCCGTGTCAGCGAATTGGTCGGTCTCGACGAGGGGCATGTGGACGCGATCGGCAATATCGTGCGGGTGCGCGGCAAAGGCAAAAAAGAACGTTTGGCGCCCATCGGCGAAAAGGCCCTGGAGGCCATCCAAAATTATCTTGAAGCGCGGCCTCAGCGTTCACCGGCCCTATTTTTGAACAAGAACGGCAGCCGTTTGACCGGCCGGGGCGTGAGGGGGATCATCAACAAATACATTTTAAAGGCCGGTTTGCAGGGAAAGGTGAACCCGCATATGTTCAGGCATTCGTTCGCCACACATTTGCTCAACCGCGGGGCGGACCTGCGTTCCGTGCAGGAATTGCTGGGCCATGCCAATCTGTCCACGACACAGATCTACACCCATTTGACCACCGATAAACTCAAAAGCGTTTACGACAAAGCGCATCCGAGGGCTTGAGGATGGGATTTTTGTATGACATTATTTTTCTCGCGTATGCCCTTGTTTATCTGCCGTATCTGGTCCTGACGCGGCGCTGGTATCCGGGTTTCGGGATGCGTTTCGGTTTTTTCCCGTCAGCGCTCAAAGCGGAAATGGCCGGGGCCAGGAATATCTGGGTGCACGCGGTCAGCGTTGGGGAAGTGGCCGCGGTGGCCGGGCTTGTCCGGCGGCTGAAGGCCCAATACCCGCGGCACAGGGTTGTGTGTTCGGTCACAACCAAAACCGGTTATGGGCTTGCCCGCGCACAGCTGGCTGATGCTGCTCTGGTCATCCCGTCGCCTTTGGATCTAAGCGTTACGGTCGCGGCATTCACGCGTGTGATACGTCCTGTTGTTTATATCGCGGCGGAAACCGAATTGTGGCCGAATCTGTTCCGTCGGCTGGCCAAGGAAAATATCCCCATCGTCATCATCAACGGACGCATTTCAGACAGGTCATTCGGACGTTATCAGGCCGTACAGTTCTTTCTTAAAGGCGCGTTGAGGGATGTGCGCGCGTTTTGTATGCAAAGCGATACGGATGCCAAGCGCATTATGGCGCTGGGAGCGGACACAGCGCGTGTGCGTGTCGTCGGGAATATCAAATTTGAGGATGAGGACGTTGCCGGCGCGCCTGAAACGCCGCGGGTCTTTCCCGCGAGCCAGCATGTGTGGATCGCCGGCAGTACCCATCCTGGTGAAGAAGCGATTGTTCTGGCTGTTTACCGGAAAATGCAGGATGCGGGGCTGTCGTGGCGTTTGGTCCTTGCCCCGCGCCATGTTGAGCGCGCCGGGGAAGTCATGGGACTGGTCCGTCAAAATGGTTTTGAAGGCCGTATGTTCTCTACCTTGACATCAGGCGATTGTCTGGCAGCCGGTGAGGTCCTTGTCGTGGACACCATCGGTCATTTGCGGGGATTGTACGCGCAAGCGTCCCTGGTTTTCATGGGAAAAAGTTTGCGCAAGGGCGGGGGGCAGAATGTCATTGAGCCGGCATTCTTTGCCAGGGCCGTGATCGTCGGGCCCATGATGGCAAATTTCCGGGACATCCTGGCCCGTTTCAAGGAAGACGGCGCCATTGTCCAGGTCAGGGACGATGAGGAATTTTCTGATGCGGTTCTAGCACTCGCCCGTGATGAGGGACGCCGCGCTGTCATGGGCCAAAAGGCGGCCGCGGTCATTGCCAGGAATAAGGGCGCGTTGGAAAGGACCTTGGCGTGTGTCCGGGAAATAACAGGATCGTCATGAAACATTATATTTATCAGTTGATGACCGACCAGCGCAAAGGCCTCACGGCCTCTGTGTGTAAAATTTTACTTTTAATTCTTTCGTTCATTTATGCGGCAGTGGTCCGGTCAACCCGCGCTTTGTATGAGTGGGGGATCTTACCGTCGTACAGGTCCCCCAAGCCCGTGATCAGCATCGGTAACATCACCGTCGGCGGCACCGGAAAAACGCCTCTGGTCATTTTGGTCGTGAATATTTTACGTTCAGCGGGCCTGCGTCCGGCCGTGTTGAGCCGTGGATACATGGCCGGGGCCAAGGGGCCCGGCGATGAGCCGAAAATGATGGCCGAGATCTTGCCCGGCGCTCCCATTCTTGTCGGGGCCGGCCGCGCAGGCAACATCCGCGCCGCCCTTCGGGCCGGAGGCACGGATATTTTCGTGTGTGATGACGCCTTTCAGCATTGGCCTTTAAAAAGAGACCTGGACATTGTTGCTGTGGACGCGTTGGATCCTTTCGGCAATGGCTGTGTTCTGCCGCGGGGCATTTTGCGCGAGCCGCTTTGCGGTTTAAAAAGGGTGCATATCGCGGTGATCACCAGGGCAGACCGCGATCCCGACGGGACCGCAGATCTGCGCCGGCGTTTGCGCCAGATGAACCCCGACATGCTTGTTGTTGAGTCCATCCATCAACCGTTGGGGTTAAGCGGCGTTTATGACCGCGTTTTTCTGGGACTGGACATTTTACGCGGGAAAAAGGTGGCGGCTTTTTGCGCCATCGCCGACCCGGAGGCCTTCGGTGATTCTTTGGCCCGGGCCGGCGCGCAGGTGGTCCGGCGTTTTGATTTTATGGACCATCATGTGTATACCGTCGCGGATATGAGCGCTATCCGTGATTTTTGCCGCGCCAATGGCATTGACACGGTTGTGACCACGCATAAGGACGCGGTCAAGATCAATGACCGGGCCAATGTGTGGGAAGAAATAAAGGTTGCGCGTTTAAACATCGGGCTGACCATCACTCATGGCAACGAACAATTCATTCAAAGAATCCTGTCTGCCTGCCGTCCTTAAAGGGCTGGGCGTTGTTTTAAGGGCATTGCCTTTCGGCGCGGCCCTTGGCCTGGCACGTATTTTCGGCGCGGCCGGCTATTATTTTTTGCCCGCAAAACGCCGGGTGGCCTACGGCAATGTTAAGACGGCTTTCGGCGGCAAGCGTTCGCCCGAAGAGATAGACCGTATCGTTAAAAAGGCCTTTCAGGGCCTGGCCTGCAGTTTCGTTGAATTTTTATGGCTGCCCAAGATCAAGCGTCTGGGGAGCGATCGATTTGTGACCCAGCACGGGATGGAAAATATCCACGCGGCAATGGCGCGAGGCAAGGGCGTCATTTTATTGGCCGTGCATTTCGGCAGTTGGGAATTGGCGAACATCGTGGGCTCTTCCTGGGGGTATCCGTATAACATGGTGGCCAATGAACAACCCAAAACACCCGCGTTGAACATTGTGGTCAATGAATACCGCCGGATGACCGGGGCCAAACTGATAGCGCCCGGGGCCGCCATCCGCGGTGTGGTCAAAGCCCTGCGTGCCAATGAAATTGTGACCCTAGTTTTGGATCAGGGAGGCACACAAGGGATACCGGTGCCTTTTTTGGGAAAGACCGCATCCATGTCCACCGGTGCCGTTCGTCTGGCCCTTAAATACGGCGCGGCCCTGGTCCCGGCCTGGATCGTCCGCGCCCCTGACGGACATCATGACCTGAGACTTTTTCCCGCCATGGACTTAGTCGTGACCGGCAACATGGAACAAGACGTTATCACAAATACCCGGGCCGCGGTGAAACTGATCGAGGCCTTGATCGATGACTGTCCTGACCAGTATTTGTGGTTCTATAAAGTGTATAAATACACCACCCAGCACAAGACGGTGATCCTGGACGACGGTAAGACGGGTCATTTGCGCCAGTCCCAGGCCGCGGCCCGTGCTTTGGCTTCTGTGTTGCGTTCACGCGGCAAAGACATGGAAGAGGTGATCGTACCCGTTGTATTTAAGAGCAGGTTGGCCGGAAAAATATGCGTTGTGTTCGCCGGCCTGTCCCAATTTTTTGTGTTCTTAAGGAATGAGCGCTGGCTGCGGTTTTTTCTGACAAAGGAAAGTTATAGGACGCTTTTGTCCCACAAACCCGACTCCGTGATCTCCTGCGGGTCAACAACGGGCGGCGTTAATTTTATCTGCGCGGCCTCTAATCAGGCCAAATCCGTCAGCATCCTTAAAAGCGGGCTCGTCAAGCGGGAGCGTTTTGATCTTTCCATCCTTCCCCGGCATGACAAACCCGACGGAAAGGTCCGCGGCCGTTGTGTTTTTACCAAGGCCGCCCCGAATTTGATCACGCCCCAATATCTCAAAGTACAGGAAGCGGGGCTTTTGGCCGTATATCCGCATTTGAAAGCCAATGCCCGTTTGAAAATAGGGGTGATGCTCGGCGGCGATGCCAAGGGCGTGGCCTATGACGCGGGGGTCATCCACCAGTTGCTGCGGCAACTCAAGGAAGTGGCCGGTCATTTTAATGCCGAGCTTTTGGTGACGACCTCGCGCCGGACGCCGGCGGACGTGGACGCGCTGGTCGCCCGTGACCTCAAAAATTTTGAATATTGCGCTTTGTGCGTCATCGCCAATAAGCAGAATGTTCCCCAAGCGGTCGGCGGGATCTTGTCTTTGAGCGATATTGTGGTTGTTTCTGGGGAAAGCGTGTCCATGGTCTCGGAGGCCTTGTCTTCCGGCAAAAGGACCATTGTGTTCGCGCCGCAGGGGGCCTATGGGCCGTCGGCCAGAAATAAATATGATCGTTTTGTCCTGGATCTGAGCGACGAGGGTTATTTGATGGCGGTTTCCGTCAAAGAAATATCCGCGGCGCTCAACGACATGATCCGCAACAAGTTCTCTCCAAAAGCGATTGACGACCAGGGCGTGGTGTGCAAGGCCCTTGAGGAAATTATTTAATGAACATCCTCCAGATCCTTCCGGAATTGAATGTCGGGGGTGTTGAGACCGGGACCGTGGATTTTGCAAAATACCTGGCCAGCCATGGCCATGGTTCGGTGGTGGTTTCCAGCGGCGGATATCTGGTGCGCGAATTGCAGGAGGGTGGCTGCACGCATTACGCTTTGCCGGTGCATCAAAAGAACATTTTCACCGCCTTTGGCTGCGTGCGCCGGTTGGCCGACATCATCCGCAAGGAGCATATTGAGATCGTGCACGCGCGTTCGCGCGTCCCGGCGTGGATCGCTTATTTCGCCTGCCGGCGCACCGAGGCCGTTTTTATGACCACCTGCCACGGGTATTACGCCGTGCATCCTTTCAGCCGCGTCATGGGTTGGGGGAAGATGGTGATTGCCATCAGCCAGGTCATCGGCCGGCACATGGCCGCGGATTTCGGGGTCCCGCCGGAATTCATCCGTGTCATCCCCCGCAGCGTGGATGTGGCCAAATTCGCCGATCCACGGACAATGCCCAAAGACCCGCAAGCGCCTATCATCACCATGGTGGGGCGCATCACGCCCCTCAAGGGCCACGCGTATTTTTTGAAAGCCATGGCCAGGGTGGCGCGGGTTTTCCCCAAGGCAAAAATACAGATCATCGGCGACGCGCCTGCCAAAAAAGTTGCGTACAAGCAGGAATTGCTGCTGTTGACCAAACGTTTGGGGCTGTCGGCCAATGTTTCTTTTTTAGGCAATCGCCGTGACATCCCCCAGTTGCTGGCCCAGTCGGACTGCCTGGTCCTTGCCACAGTCACGCAGGAGGCCTTCGGACGGGTGATCCTGGAGGCCCAGGCCGCGGGCGTGCCTGTTGTGGCCACGCGCGTCGGCGGTGTCGTTGAGATCATTGACCATGAAAAGACCGGGCTTTTGGTCCTGCCCAAAGACGATCAGGACATGGCCCGGGCGGTCATCCGTATTTTACGCGACGATGTTCTGGTCCAAAACATGACAGCTGCCGCCAAAATAAAAATTGAACAGCACTACACGCTGGCGCGTATGGCCGAAGCGACGTTACAGGTTTACCGGGAGGTCCTTGGCGTGACGCGCATTTTAGTGGTCAAGTTAAGCGCCCTGGGGGATGTGGTGTTGACCACCGGTTCTTTGAAAGCCCTGCGCCAGAAATTCCCCAACGCCGATCTCCAATACCTGACCTCACCCGATGGAGCAGCTGCCCTGCGGCACTGCCCGTATCTCAACGATATCATCGTTTTTGATCCCAGGAACAAAGGGCTGACGGGGGTGTGGACGATGGGCAAGACGCTACGGAAACGCCGTTTTGACAAGGTCGTGGACCTGCAGAACAACAGGATCAGCCATGCGTTAAGTTTTTTGTCCCTGGCCCCGCAGACCTACGGTTATGACAACGGCAAATTTGGGTTTCTTTTAAACCGCAGGGTCAAGGATGATGTCCGGGGACTAACACCGGTGCAGCATCAGTTTCGGGTCCTGGGTCTTTTGGGCGTTGCGTATGACCCGGGCGTTTGTCTGGAACTTTGGCCGTCGGACAAAGACCGCGAACATGTCCGGTCCCTTTTGGAAAGCGAGTGGCTGGGCAACGTACAGGATTTT
Protein-coding sequences here:
- a CDS encoding ATP-binding protein, whose amino-acid sequence is MKPIPIPRLLIPHIKAMARKYPVITITGPRQSGKTTLAQTVFPKMPYVLLENPDDRLLANADPRAFLNRYPKGVIIDEAQRAPDLFSYIQGIVDGNRRNGQFILTGSQHFLLSKHISQSLAGRVSIHHLLPFSYQEVRDLKQCPKTLDALLFRGFYPRIWDKKLAPEKWYGGYVNTYLERDVRDLKNIGDLSVFQRFLKICAGRHAQVINMSSIGDDCGVSSNTIKSWFSVLEASFIVYFVPPYYRNLNKRLIKAPKMFFYDPGLVCYLLGIPDVRNIGVHPQRGSLVEGFVLGEIVKYFYNQGQDPKMYFWRDRTGHEVDALVEIKGRLVAFEVKSAQTFNERFLDSIRYLRRFVKGLKGVLVYDGHLEFERDGIRVMNWKNLNKCITEF
- the dprA gene encoding DNA-processing protein DprA, translating into MNAHDAFVVLNAVPGCGPATIKALAEFFGSVDNILAQDEGSLIASGVVDPQVAQNIVHFPKDKFLEDEYNLTRQKNVRILTAADDDFPSGLREIPGSPVVLYTQGDVALLHGVCIAMVGSRNASHYGMTIAHAFARRFAEAGLIVVSGLARGIDSASHQGCLDAKGKTIAVVAGGLNHPYPKENAGLMRTIVEQGAVVSEMPMAVFPLPAHFPRRNRIITGLSTATVVVEAGAKSGALISAGYALEQGKDVFAVPSNIDNVCAEGSNRLIKDGARIALSADQVLEELKLQMEISFPTLRRGEPLCSPVPLSAEEMKAYEVLSLQPLHVDQLSARVQQPASEIAQVLLNLQLKGVVRQLPGNMYVKV
- the topA gene encoding type I DNA topoisomerase, which codes for MAKSLVIVESPAKVKTINKILGPKFKVTSSMGHLIDLPKSTLGVDVDNGFTPKFIVVRTKQKILSKLKKEAEGVKDIYIATDPDREGEAIGWNLVEHIAKGKKVYRVVFHEITKDAVKKAFEHPREFDRKKVDAQNARRVLDRIVGYQISPILWKKVGSRLSAGRVQSVALRLIVEREGAIKAFVPEEYWQISVDLQKKGIKAVLTAALEKIDGKKAELKHENQVKGIVKEIKAQAFGVSAINVKEVKRYAPPPFITSTIQQEAFSKLGFNTAKTMLIAQELYEGMEIGEEEPVGLITYMRTDSVNISAEAVDKVRGWIKKTYGADHVPQEPNKFKSKKSAQEAHEAIRPTDIARTPEAVKDFLNEDQHRLYNLIWKRFVSCQMTPAVFEQTKVEITAGRFQFGVSGSLLTFAGYLAVYKDNEEEEVKLDSSVYAKGDALELKEVKPSQHFTKPPARFSEATLVKALEEQGIGRPSTYASIIATLVARNYVMRERGYFTATELGIKICMLLIEYFKKVMDITFTARMEEALDAIEDGDNNYVALLKDFYGPFKEEVDYAMANIEKTYVAVEKPCPDCSRPMVIKWGRRGRFISCTGFPECRHAEPFTTGVKCPGEGCSGELVERRSGRGAMFYGCSRYPECKFIANKLPAATN
- the xerC gene encoding tyrosine recombinase XerC translates to MQTQALIDKFLLSLEVEKNYSNHTVLNYRTDLKEFAAFLGDQPLTQVDYPVLRRFLAQLRTRSLKPRTVSRKLSALRSFFKYLQRHKMIASNPAALLVTPKLDKPLPHFLTEEDTVKLLDAPTDGKVNTLRDKAILETLYSTGIRVSELVGLDEGHVDAIGNIVRVRGKGKKERLAPIGEKALEAIQNYLEARPQRSPALFLNKNGSRLTGRGVRGIINKYILKAGLQGKVNPHMFRHSFATHLLNRGADLRSVQELLGHANLSTTQIYTHLTTDKLKSVYDKAHPRA
- a CDS encoding 3-deoxy-D-manno-octulosonic acid transferase, with product MGFLYDIIFLAYALVYLPYLVLTRRWYPGFGMRFGFFPSALKAEMAGARNIWVHAVSVGEVAAVAGLVRRLKAQYPRHRVVCSVTTKTGYGLARAQLADAALVIPSPLDLSVTVAAFTRVIRPVVYIAAETELWPNLFRRLAKENIPIVIINGRISDRSFGRYQAVQFFLKGALRDVRAFCMQSDTDAKRIMALGADTARVRVVGNIKFEDEDVAGAPETPRVFPASQHVWIAGSTHPGEEAIVLAVYRKMQDAGLSWRLVLAPRHVERAGEVMGLVRQNGFEGRMFSTLTSGDCLAAGEVLVVDTIGHLRGLYAQASLVFMGKSLRKGGGQNVIEPAFFARAVIVGPMMANFRDILARFKEDGAIVQVRDDEEFSDAVLALARDEGRRAVMGQKAAAVIARNKGALERTLACVREITGSS
- the lpxK gene encoding tetraacyldisaccharide 4'-kinase, yielding MKHYIYQLMTDQRKGLTASVCKILLLILSFIYAAVVRSTRALYEWGILPSYRSPKPVISIGNITVGGTGKTPLVILVVNILRSAGLRPAVLSRGYMAGAKGPGDEPKMMAEILPGAPILVGAGRAGNIRAALRAGGTDIFVCDDAFQHWPLKRDLDIVAVDALDPFGNGCVLPRGILREPLCGLKRVHIAVITRADRDPDGTADLRRRLRQMNPDMLVVESIHQPLGLSGVYDRVFLGLDILRGKKVAAFCAIADPEAFGDSLARAGAQVVRRFDFMDHHVYTVADMSAIRDFCRANGIDTVVTTHKDAVKINDRANVWEEIKVARLNIGLTITHGNEQFIQRILSACRP
- a CDS encoding ELM1/GtrOC1 family putative glycosyltransferase — encoded protein: MATNNSFKESCLPAVLKGLGVVLRALPFGAALGLARIFGAAGYYFLPAKRRVAYGNVKTAFGGKRSPEEIDRIVKKAFQGLACSFVEFLWLPKIKRLGSDRFVTQHGMENIHAAMARGKGVILLAVHFGSWELANIVGSSWGYPYNMVANEQPKTPALNIVVNEYRRMTGAKLIAPGAAIRGVVKALRANEIVTLVLDQGGTQGIPVPFLGKTASMSTGAVRLALKYGAALVPAWIVRAPDGHHDLRLFPAMDLVVTGNMEQDVITNTRAAVKLIEALIDDCPDQYLWFYKVYKYTTQHKTVILDDGKTGHLRQSQAAARALASVLRSRGKDMEEVIVPVVFKSRLAGKICVVFAGLSQFFVFLRNERWLRFFLTKESYRTLLSHKPDSVISCGSTTGGVNFICAASNQAKSVSILKSGLVKRERFDLSILPRHDKPDGKVRGRCVFTKAAPNLITPQYLKVQEAGLLAVYPHLKANARLKIGVMLGGDAKGVAYDAGVIHQLLRQLKEVAGHFNAELLVTTSRRTPADVDALVARDLKNFEYCALCVIANKQNVPQAVGGILSLSDIVVVSGESVSMVSEALSSGKRTIVFAPQGAYGPSARNKYDRFVLDLSDEGYLMAVSVKEISAALNDMIRNKFSPKAIDDQGVVCKALEEII
- the waaF gene encoding lipopolysaccharide heptosyltransferase II codes for the protein MNILQILPELNVGGVETGTVDFAKYLASHGHGSVVVSSGGYLVRELQEGGCTHYALPVHQKNIFTAFGCVRRLADIIRKEHIEIVHARSRVPAWIAYFACRRTEAVFMTTCHGYYAVHPFSRVMGWGKMVIAISQVIGRHMAADFGVPPEFIRVIPRSVDVAKFADPRTMPKDPQAPIITMVGRITPLKGHAYFLKAMARVARVFPKAKIQIIGDAPAKKVAYKQELLLLTKRLGLSANVSFLGNRRDIPQLLAQSDCLVLATVTQEAFGRVILEAQAAGVPVVATRVGGVVEIIDHEKTGLLVLPKDDQDMARAVIRILRDDVLVQNMTAAAKIKIEQHYTLARMAEATLQVYREVLGVTRILVVKLSALGDVVLTTGSLKALRQKFPNADLQYLTSPDGAAALRHCPYLNDIIVFDPRNKGLTGVWTMGKTLRKRRFDKVVDLQNNRISHALSFLSLAPQTYGYDNGKFGFLLNRRVKDDVRGLTPVQHQFRVLGLLGVAYDPGVCLELWPSDKDREHVRSLLESEWLGNVQDFIGLNLAASAQWPTKNWPPGHMAKLCDLLGAQNIRVVLTGQDKDRSLARQVINRTKAKPANLVGKTNILQLAALLGRCRVYVSPDSAPLHVASAMKVPVIALFGPTDPKRHMPPGRAVVLKRDLKCSPCYSGQCKIRTHACMEEITPEEVFKKIKELINL